The Magnetococcales bacterium genome contains the following window.
CCCCTGCAAGGCCAACGCCGTCAACGCCACCACCGGCAAATGAGCCTCCCCACGCTTGCGCTCCCGGTTGCGCCACTTGCGCGTCGCCGTGAAACCATCCATGTGCGGCATCAAACAATCCATGAATACCAAATCGAACTCAACCTGACTCATCTGCTCCAACGCCTCCCGCCCATCGGCGGCCAGCGCCACATTGTACCCCATCTGCTGCAACATCCGCGTCAGCAACAGTTGATTGACCGGATCATCCTCCACCAGCAAAATCTTCACCTGGGCAGGGTCCAGCCCAACCTCCTCCTGCGGCGCTTCCGCCGTCTCCGGCTCCTCCTCCAGAGAAACCCCCTCCCGACACGGCAGCAACACCTTGAAAACACTGCCCTCACCCAACATACTCTCCACCCACAACCGACCACCCAAACGCTCCACGAACTTCCGGCAAATGGCCAAACCCAGCCCCGTGCCCCCGAAACTCCGCGAAGAAGAGCTGTCCACCTGAGTGAACGGCTCGAAAATCATCTCCAACTTGTCGGCAGGTATGCCAATGCCGGTGTCGTGAATCGAAAAACAAAGCAGATCCGCCCCCGCCCGTGGATCGGGCTCCACCCGCAAAGTGATCGACCCCTCGTTGGTGAACTTGACCGCATTGCCCACCAGATTGGATAACACCACCCGCAACAAACGCGGCTCCGCCTGTACCACCACCGGAACCTGCGCAGCCACATCGACGAACAACACCAGCCCCTTGCCGTTGGCCTGCATCAGATAGAGGTCCATGACCCCCTGAACCAACTCCCGCAGATTGAACTCCTGCCAGGGCGGCAACGCCGACTCCGCATCAGCCCGCGCCAGCTCCAGAATGTCGTTCAGCAGCTTCAACAGCCCGCGCCCCGTCTCCTTCACCACCTCCAGATAAGCCTGCTGCTCCCCGGTCAGCTCCGTCGTGGCCAGAAGATCGGCCATGCCAAGTATGGCGTTCATCGGCGTGCGGATCTCATGGCTCATCACCGACAAAAACTCGGTCTTGGCGCGCGTGCCCGATGCCGCCTCCTCCATGGCCTCCCGCAACTCCTTTTCCGCCTCCCGCAACGGCGAAAGATCGGCAATGGTGCCGATGAAACCTTCCCAAACCCCGTCTTCGTTGAACAGCGGATTGGCGTGGCTGACCACCCAGAAGATCTCGCCCGCATCGTTGAGCAGTCGCAACTCCAAACTGGTGGCGACCGGCTCACTGCCCTCGACGAGGCGCAAGGTGTTCACCACCCGAACCCGATCCTCGGGATGGAGATAGGCCACCCAGCCATCACCCAACAGATTCTCCCGCTCCTGCCCGATCAAATCGGCCAGGGTGTTGTTGACGAAGAGACACTCCCCCCGGGGATTGGTCTGGAAAATACCCACCGGACTCTGCTCGGCCAGCAGACGAAAGGTCTCGTGAACCTGATCCCGGCGCAACGCCTCCTGATGCCGCTCCGCCAAAGCGCGGCGACCCTGCCGGAAACTCTCCGCCAAACGGGCGCACTCCCCCGGAATCAGACAATCCCAAATACCCTGACGTAACAGTTGCACCGCATCGGCCACCGTAACCTGGGCGGAACAGACGATGACCGGCGTGGTCGGAACCACCGTCGACAAGGGCAGTTCAATCCGCTGGGGCAGAGTGTCGAAGTCGCAGATCAGAATGAGATCCCAGGTGTCGGCCAAAATGGCCTTGGCGGCCTGGGACGGTCGCACGAAACGACGCTTCTGCAGCTGAAGCCCCTCTTTCTCCAAGGCGCGCAGGGGGGAGAGTCCCTGTTCCTCCAAAGAGGCGACCACCAGCACTTTGATGGATTCGAGCATGCGCGGCATCCGGTGGGCAGTTACAAAACTTCCGCCGGCAAGCGGAAGTGTCTTGTAAATTCTTTGACTTTCAATATGTTATCCTCTAAGTATCAAAAAAAGGAAATGTTCTATCACTTGATTTTTCATTCGCCCGGCACACTCAATTACAAAACCCGTCCGAAAGGATCATAAGGATTCTATAGAAACAGCAATCCAAAAGTCAAAGGATAGAACATTTCCTTTTTTTGATACTTAAAAGATAAAATAATAAAAGTCGAATCACTCTCCGTTAAGCGACCAGTCGTAGGGCAGGTCGGCTTTGAAGGAGGCGTTTTGCGGCAGGTCGGGCCGATAGCGTCGCAGGAAGTCGGGCAGGGGAGCGAAGTCCTCCTCGAACCAGGAGAAGATGCGGGAGAGGCGCACCTGATGGCCGTTGATGCGCAGGCCTTTGACGGGGTCGTTGAGGAACTCGCGGGTTTGTCGGGACAATTGGTCGTCGAGTCGGGCGGCGGTGTAGGGTTCCGGGGAGAGATTGGGGCAGCTCAAGGAGGCGCAGACGATGGCCATATGAATGCGGGGTTCGCCCATGGGGCGGAGAACTTCGTGTTCGATGTGGTGCAGCGTCACCATCTGGCCGCCCACTGAACCGGCTTCCATCTTCCATACCGGGGTCAACAGGTAGCCTGCGTCCTTGATGCTCTCCAGCGGACGGTGATCCAGCACTATCTTGATGGCCAGCAGATTGTAGGCATTGATGAAGAAGGCCAGTTTCTCTTCCCGTGTGGTCAGGTTGGCCAGGGAGAAGTGCGACAAGGCCTCCATCGTGCCGGGCAGAGCCGGATCGTGCGCCATGGCGCGGTAGTCGAGGGCGTTGAGAGTGATGCCTTTGATCATCTTTGGTTTGAGGTGGCGTTGCAGCAGGCCGGCATAGTCGCTCCAGTCGGGTTCGGCCGCCAGGGCTGCCGTGGAGAGCAGGAGACCGCAGAGTGCAAACCAAGCTGCCAGGGCCTTTGTCATCGAGACTCTCCCAAAGGAGGGTGTCGGGCGGTCGGATTGACCGCCCGGAAAAACAGCGTCAGGGATTGACAGCCAGCAGTTCGACTTCGAAGACCAGGGTGGCGTTGGGCTCGATACTGGCCGAGCCCCGTTCGCCGTAGGCCAGCT
Protein-coding sequences here:
- a CDS encoding response regulator, which codes for MLESIKVLVVASLEEQGLSPLRALEKEGLQLQKRRFVRPSQAAKAILADTWDLILICDFDTLPQRIELPLSTVVPTTPVIVCSAQVTVADAVQLLRQGIWDCLIPGECARLAESFRQGRRALAERHQEALRRDQVHETFRLLAEQSPVGIFQTNPRGECLFVNNTLADLIGQERENLLGDGWVAYLHPEDRVRVVNTLRLVEGSEPVATSLELRLLNDAGEIFWVVSHANPLFNEDGVWEGFIGTIADLSPLREAEKELREAMEEAASGTRAKTEFLSVMSHEIRTPMNAILGMADLLATTELTGEQQAYLEVVKETGRGLLKLLNDILELARADAESALPPWQEFNLRELVQGVMDLYLMQANGKGLVLFVDVAAQVPVVVQAEPRLLRVVLSNLVGNAVKFTNEGSITLRVEPDPRAGADLLCFSIHDTGIGIPADKLEMIFEPFTQVDSSSSRSFGGTGLGLAICRKFVERLGGRLWVESMLGEGSVFKVLLPCREGVSLEEEPETAEAPQEEVGLDPAQVKILLVEDDPVNQLLLTRMLQQMGYNVALAADGREALEQMSQVEFDLVFMDCLMPHMDGFTATRKWRNRERKRGEAHLPVVALTALALQGDREKCLESGMDDYLAKPVQSLELAGMIHRWVGNGHRREPRPTMRPSLEMVNFEDLREEMGGDLGPVVEIFLDILPQRLGAIREALGRKDADTLHLEAHSLKSSCRQLGLVGLAELAMEMDILARSKRFKMGERLFSKLKTEARRTVEPLREACRSFEE
- a CDS encoding DUF547 domain-containing protein, coding for MTKALAAWFALCGLLLSTAALAAEPDWSDYAGLLQRHLKPKMIKGITLNALDYRAMAHDPALPGTMEALSHFSLANLTTREEKLAFFINAYNLLAIKIVLDHRPLESIKDAGYLLTPVWKMEAGSVGGQMVTLHHIEHEVLRPMGEPRIHMAIVCASLSCPNLSPEPYTAARLDDQLSRQTREFLNDPVKGLRINGHQVRLSRIFSWFEEDFAPLPDFLRRYRPDLPQNASFKADLPYDWSLNGE